In the Ranitomeya imitator isolate aRanImi1 chromosome 2, aRanImi1.pri, whole genome shotgun sequence genome, ACTACATGGTTTTGGTGACCTCCTACACCTTTTTAATAGTATCCGATAGAAAAAAAGTGTACACAAGAACCAAGAATAATAAGTACAAAATGTAATTAACAAAAAAGCTACAAAAGTTATTGAAAAGTGGGAAACCTGAAAAATGGCACCAAGACACCCACCACATGTTAACATGTCTGGTTTTTGTtacttttttgttaataaaatgtactttttattattattggttCTTGTGTAAACACTTTTTTCTGAGTCTATTATATTGTACTGAACCCTATACATGTCCTTTTAGTTTGGCACTCTATTTGTATTTTTTTACCTTATTTTGATGCCTTCATTTTTGACCCAACTACcattatatttaaagggaatctgtcaccccaaaaatcgtatataagctaaggccaccagcatcaggggcttatctacagcattctgtaatgctgtagataggcccccgatgtatcctgaaaggtaagaaaaacaggttagattatactcacccaggggcggtcccgctgcggtccggtccgatgggcgtcgcgatccggtgtggggcctcccatcttcttacgatgacgtcctcttcttgtattcacgctctggcgcaggcgtactttgtctgccctgttgtcatccagccggaaatgcgcgcatcgccgacccccgtcacatgatcgggggtcagcgaagcGTAGGCATAGTattcagaggtctccttgagacctctatggttactgatgccagcttgctgtgagcggcacccagcaagcctgtaattaagctacataggaacaatctgatgatcgctgctatgtagcagagccgaccaggctatgccagcttccaaCCTCTCATGgagcctattgaagcatggcaaaagttaaaaaaaaaaaaaaaaaaaagtttttaaatcaccccccccccctttcgccccattcaaaataaaaacaaaaaatcaaatatacacctatttggtatcgctgcattcagaatcacccccggtctatcaataaaaaaaattattaaccttatcgctaaacggcgtagcgagaaaaaaattcaaaccgcCCTgattgtttttttggtcaccgcaacattaaattaaaatgcaataacgggcgatcaaaagaacatatctgcaccaaaatggtatcattaaacacgtcagctcggcatgcaaaacataagccctcacccgaccccagaataaaaatggagacgctacgggtatcggaaaatggcgcaattttttttttttttttagcaaagtttggaattttttttcaccacttagataacacagaacctagacatgtttggcgtctatgaactcataatgacctggagaatcataatatcaggtcaggacagttttagcatttagtgaacctagcaaaaaagccaaacaaaaaacatgcatgggattgcactttggaattttttttccacattttctagttcacgacatggtaaaaccaatgatgttgttcaaagtacaacttgtcccacaaaaaataagccctcacatggccatattaacagaaaaataaaaaagtcatggctctgggaaggaggggagcgaaaaacgaacacagaaaatcacaaggtcatgaaggggttatacacactgctattattttgcacaTAACGTGCCTTCTGCGATTTAGGCAGCATTTGATAATGACACATTGTAACTGACACAAACCTGTGGTTTTTCGGTCGCCTACTACACCTTTCATAGTGTGCGATCTACTGACCCTTTGACTTCTGAAATCTATTTCTATAACTGTTACCTTGTAGTATAAGTAATGGCTTCTTATGTCTTATATCAGTGTATTGGCAAATAAAGTACTTTTACCACCATTTACCAGAATGTTTGACATCCTATGGGAATGCATTAAGCAATAGACACACAGGAGGTAGGAGGTCACTTTTTATGgcaattataaaaaataaaataaaatcagaaaTAACAGCTTTTCTAGAACATTATCCAAAAAGGGCTTTTCAATTGGTTAATAACTTTGAATCCTAAATCTTAATATAAAATTGCTTTTTGgctattaaaaaaaacaactaaaaataatTAAGAATAATTAAAATATAAGCACTTTCAGCATTTTAGGCACTTCTACAAAGGGAGAATTGTAACTTGAGGCTGTAGTTCCACTTCTGCTTTACACCAAAAAGAGTCACATGTCAGTTGGATGAATGTTAAAGAAGCAGCACTCCcatgacactatatatatatatataaaaaaattttttccattaAATGTGTGCATATGATGTAGTATGAGTATTGTTATATGCCCCGACCGCTGCTCCTTCCAATGTCCAGCTCCTCTTTTTAGACTCTCCAGATCATTAGCCGAGAGCCAGAAGTCTCTCCGTCACACGTCCCGATACCGGTACTGGAAAATCCAGGACCAATGCTCTGTGTTGGGTGTCAGAGTCTGTGTGATGAGCGATGTCAGTAACGTTACTGCTCTTCAGGCGCTGGGACTCGTTTATGGAGCCTTTGGACGATGGATTTGGGGAATGCCGTAGGACACGCTGGACttatgtggcaattttttttttaataaattagtgaATGAGGGACAGTgtcttatttctttgtttttttacatttccatttgTGAACTGTCAGATTCCTTGGACTCTGTATGGATTTTTTTTGTTATAAATTGTTGAACCATGGTAAGaggttttgttttatatatttttgtgcatgatttttttttttctttagtatttGGGGAGTCTGATCATAAGAGAGGTGTACAACACCAggacttgatgtcagctgtgaattatccagacagctgacattaaccccaactaccattatcccaattgccaacgcaccagggcaatcgggaagagcgaaGTGCCAGAATTAACGCATCTACAGTGCACCACTTGTGGGGCGATTATGGGCTAGtagttttaggctgggaagggccgaaTAACCATGgactttcccagcctgataatatcaggggACGACCCCACTTTTGTCTTTCATCtatttattaggttaatacatGTAAAGTAGGCTACTGCTGCCAGGCATTAATTTTAATTAGATCTCACAGATATCGCTTTACCTCCTATCTAAAGTATTGCACATCTTTTAACGCAATCTTTAATTTCTATTCTCGCATTCTCACGTATTGTCATtcgtgctgctgtaaaaaaaaaagacatatttaCAGCCCCATAGATTGATGAGTGTACATGTGAAATACCGTAAAGAcagacgtgtgaatgtggccttgcgATGTAAACCTATGGGGGACCTCATTCTGATGCACCATAGACTTACAATGTAAAAGCCACTTCCGGGTCACACAGGATGATGCAGCCAGtcagcagagcagtgacatcagcgaGAAGACCAGCGCTGGAGAGCGGCAACGTCACCGAGAATACCAGCACTGGAATACTGTGGTCACTGAGAAAACCAGCGCTGGAAAACTGTGAGGTCACTGAGAAGACCAGCGCTGGAAAACTGTGAGGTCACTGAGAAGACCAGCGCTGGAGAGCGGCAACGTCACCAAGAAGACCAGCGCTGGAAAACGGTGAGGTCACCGCGAAGACCAGTGCTGGAAAACGGTGAGGTCACCGAGAAGACCAGCGCTGGAGAACAGTAACGTCACCGAGAAGACCAGCGCTGGAAAACGGTGAGGTCACCGAGAAGACCAGCGCTGGAAAACGGTGAGGTCACCGAGAAGACCAGCGCTGGAGAGCGGCAACGTCACCAAGAAGACCAGCGCTGGAAAACGGTGAGGTCAGCGAGAAGACTAGCGCTGGAGAGTGGTTGtttgtgagtatattaatacatcacattacatacacacatttaataaaaaaaaaaaatatccatggGAATGCTTTTTAAGTCTATACTCTAAGGCAGTGTTCTCCGAGCCCGTCTTCTGCCGTGTTAATAAGTTGCAGAACAACCTCACTGCACCAAACCTACACATTGACAATGGTCTTCATTAATGATTAATCTGTTGCCAAGGAGAAACCTGTTAAAACTAAATATAAAAATTCAAGTGATAATAAACAGTATCGAGCATTCAGGCCCAGGGCTCCTGACTAGTTTGTAGAATGAATAGTCTGGTTCCTTGACAATTTGGAAGACAGCAGTCTGCATTCAGCTCATTCTATTACAGTATTGAATCACTTTTTAGTTATTTCTGCCAAGTTGTCCAGATCATCAGTCACATATTTTGGTGCTTTCCACTAGTCTCTAGTCCAAATCCATAACCCCCTGATCTAGTGAAAAGACTGTAAACCGAGATAGAAGTCAAAATCCTACAGTTCTGAGTAGCTTTAAGTCCGATGTAAGGCTTTCCTTTAGATCAATAAAGCAGTGGTTGGGTGCCATGAGCTTCATTTCAGGAAAAGGAAGCTATCTGTAAACCGTGTATTCATCTGCGTTGCCCTTTGCTCGTTGATCATCGCTTGGCCTTCTTCCCCTCCTCATCGTCGCTGTCTCCTCGGTCGTCTTTATCCTCGCACACCTGACTCTCATCCACGTGTTCTAGGGACTCTGCTCTCTGCAGGGAGAGCTCGGCAAGGGATATGCGGGGTAACGTGTTCTGTTCTGGGTTCAGCCAGGGCTTAAACTCTGGGTTATTCTTTTTCTTCCAGGCTGGGTATTGTAAGCAAGCCTTGTGCAGTTTCCGCAGAACCTGGATTAACAAGGGGCAACAGGAAGGGAGAACAGAGACAGGGATCAGACCGTAGGAGACCTAAGAGGACAGGCCACCTAAACTAATCAGTATTCAGACATGTCAAGTACACTTAAATGTGGGAGTAACACGAGACCGCCACACCAACACCGCACAGTGAAAAACGTACAATTCATACACCAATATAAACAAACATTATTGCTATATTTGTTGTTTTGCataatatatactgctcaaaaaaaataaagggaacactaaaatcccacatcctatatatcactgaatgaaatattccagttgtaactcTTTATTGATTgcagtgaaatgtgttgagaataaaacctaaaaattatcagcgaaaatcacaactaatatcccacggcggtctgaagttggaatgataatcaaagtggaaaatgaagttacaggctgatccaacttcagtggaaagacaaggaaatgatgttcagtagtgtgtgtggctaccacgtgcctgtatgacctccatacaacgcctgggcatgctccggatgaggcggcggatggtctcctgagggatctccttccagacctggactaaagcatctgccaactcctggacagtctgtggtgcaacatgacgttggtggatggtgtgagacatgatgtcccagatgtgctcaatcaaattcaggtctggggaacggatgggccagtccatagcttcaatgccttcatcttgcaggaactgctgacacactccagccacatgagctcTGGCAGTgtcggccaaccacaccagcatatgatctcataagggctctgaggatctcatctcggtacctaatggcagtcaggctacctctggcgagcacatggagggctgtgcggccctccaaagaaatgccaccctacaccattactaacccactgtccaaccggtcatgctgaaggatgttgcaggcagcagatcgctttccacaacatctccagactgtcacatgtgctcagtgtgaacctgctttcatctgtgaaagagAACAGGGCACCAGTGTAAAATTTGCcaaatcctggtgttctatggcaaatgccaagcatccagcacagtgttgggctgtaagcacaacccccatctgtggacgtccggcactcagaccatcctcatgaagtcgggTTATAactgtacagacacatgcacatttgtggcctgttgaaagtcattttgcagggctctggcaatacttctgttcctccttgcacaaaggctgaggtagcggtcctgctgctgggttgttgccctcctacggccctctccacatctggtatactggcctgtctcctggtagcacctccagcctctggacactacgctgacagacaaagcaaaccttcttcTGTAAACCTTGTTCTGCAAACcttgttctgtagaaggacgtagagctggggatttattatgatggaatataggctgaactggatggacaaatgtcttttttcggccttactaactatgttactatgttactttgttcttgccacagcttgcattgatgtgccatcctggatgagctgcactacctgagccacttgtttgggttgtagagtccatttcatgctaccacgagtgtgaaagccaaccaacattcaaaagtgaccaaaacatcagccagaaagcattggtactgagatgtggtccccacctgcagaaccactcctttattgagtgtgtcttgataattgccaataatttccatctgttgtctattccatttgcacaacagcatgtgaaattgattgtcaaacagtgttgcttcctaagtggacagtttgatttcacagaagtttgatttacttggagtcatattctgttgtttaagtgttccctttatttttttgagcagtgtatattattttTTAAATGCAACATGCTTTTTGTTTATTTCTTCCAGCACTTTTCCCATAGGCTGAGAACAAGCCTAAGAAAAATAAAaccagagggaaaaaagaaataaaaaaaatctggtgCAAACCCCAATGAAAAGCATTTTGAAAaagtcttaattttttttaaaatgtgaatgAAATATGCTGCTTTGCTTTTAAAcagctgtaaggctatgttcacacgttgcattttttcgtGGAAATTTTCTGAtgcgtttcacagtaccagcaaaatcaatgagatttcagaaatctcatgcacacatcttgtttttttcctgtctgtttttatttattttatgcactaaactttatcagcatgcacaagagacaaatggacCCTGACAAAAAAATGCCacaacaaaaactaagcaaaaaagaacaaaaaaaactaaacaaatccTGCATTTTTAAGCAGCTTAAACTTTCCATTAAAAAAAGCAACATGTAAACTTATCCTGTATTAGGTTATGTCCATTGCTGCATTAACCTAAGAAAAGTCTGATATAACAGCCATGATCAAGACGCTACAATGTACCTGTGTTACAGCTAATAGCAGCCTAGTAATATACAAATTACAGGACTCAAGTGCTCTCACCTTTGGTGCCAAATACTGGGAGGATTTATTAACAACCCATTTTGGTAAGGAACCTAAAAGGCAAAAAGAAGTAAACAAGCTGACTGACTGCACATGGGTAGTGACCACTCAACTTTTACTGCGTATAGAGGTTCTAACAAGTTACCCGATACAATGACCCCTCACCAGTCGCTAGAACCATGAGGGTTTTGTGTCCCCCTTTTTATCAGAGGGGCGGCTTAGCATGTGCGCTGGCGCTGTATTCAAAGGATGCAAGACTAAAATGAGCAAGTAAAGCACATGGCTATCTCCGTCAGGTCCACGGGCTGTCAATGGAGCAGCCATGCACATGCTCAATCAACGCTTtgaaatgtggaacttggaagccttGTGAGTGGTGGGCTCTCCAGTGAGCCCCCTACAATCGGACagctattcattttttttttataaagtgctGTTTTCACAGGTTCATTTTGCTTTCTGTGTTCTTCTGAAAAAGACCCTTAAAAGTGACTGtccggttaaaacaagttatccacagaataggtgataacttaGTAAACAAGTGGGGTCCGACCAGTGGGACCACCAAGTggcagaatggggaacttttatctctattagggcttgttttcacttgcgaggaacacgtccgtgtctcgcatgtggaaacgaagctgtggcgccggcactgtggagcggagcgtgcggccgcatagcaacacatgcagccgcacgctccgctccggagtgccggcaccagagcttcgtttccacatgcgagacacggacgtgttcctcgcaagtgaaaacaagcccttagaatGAGGAATCAGTGGGCATGccggaccaccgctccattcattccttATAGAGCTGCTCTCTTTTTCTCCagaagccccatagagaatgaatggagcgacagTCAGCTGTCAGACCTACTGCATCATCTTCAGGGATTTAAATTCCTTGATCTGCTGATCGGGACAGGTCCCAGCGATCGGGCATCTACCAATCTGCACATTATCACCCATCCTGTTGATAGGTGATAACTGGATAGTCTGGCTCTATCCCTTGGTTACTGTATGAACAATAAATGGACAGGGGCTTTAGCAATAAATGTGTGTAAGTTAagcatgtagatgtgttgtgacttCTGATCTGAATTACATGCTCTTGTGCCTACTGCTTGGGGTGAACCTGAATCTTACCTCTAGGATCTACCTGTGCCAGGTAGGTGAGAGTACAGCTTGTAGGACCATTGATTTTAACAAGGTATCCCGCAAGGAAGGACACTGCCCGGATCAAGTCTCGTCTCGGTGGATACATCTGCGACAGACATCCAGAGATTAGTTCACAACTTATTTCACAATCATCCAGCTAACatctagtgtgatatgtttttatgtaataataatttttatttatatagcgccaacatattccgcagcgctttacaacttatagaggggacttgtacagacaatagacaatgTAAATGTTCTTTTCCATATTTCAATCCCTGGAAACACCCAAAGGAGGTATTTTATTTAAGAATATAAAAAATTGTTAGGATGATTTTGGACAATCCACTTAACTGATCTGATTTTTAATCTAATAATGGCTCTCAGACTTACGCTATGCTTCACAGAGAAATTGATGATCATATAGCAATCTGGCAATACCAGCCAGGAGCGTAATGTCACCACGTCCCGATTCTTCACAGGCTTGGGGCACTTCCCTAGGAAGAATGAAAACGTTCACAATAGAAGAGGAATCGAAGGACAACAGTGGAGGGGCTGGACTGTCGTCTAGATATGATGTGGTTTTCTATACATCTATTACTGCTTTGGACTCACAGGAGTAATATCCCACATCTGCGTTCACCGAGAGCCGAGCAATGTCCAGGGTTTCTATCATGTTTACGTCCCACTTCTTGCGATAGTCTGTATCATGTAAAACATCATATACAATTTCGGCTGGGACATCTGGGAATTTCATGgacccctgaaaatagaaaaaaaaaaaaaaaaaaaagaactgtttATAACAAGGACAAGATCCATTACAGCCTGGATCCAGTACCTAACATTTCAGAAAACGTCTGACACGTAGCCAAATTCATTAAAGCTTAATTTTGGAACAGCTGGAGGTGGTGCTAACATTATGCGATTTTCGACACTCGTGCCATTTTCATCCAGTTCTGGCAAAGTTGGGGCGTAGTGACCGCCACTCATCAAATTCATGCATTCCCTACGCCACAAATTAGTGATGTGCAGTCTGGCTTTTTGGCCATCTAGATCATTTGGCTCCGCTCACCAAAACGAGAATGCCCTCTTGGATCCCAAACGGATACCTATTCTATTTGTTAACCCAAGTAAAtgcatatttaaaataaaaattaccGCAGCTGAATCCCCTCCCACCTACCCCTAGCCAATTAACTAAATGGGTGGGCGAAGGATCAGGAGATGATATTTGGTGGCTTACTTTCGAGGATGGTATTGAGTAGTGGGAGATGAAATTGTGAACAGTCTCCCTATAACATGTTATGAGCACACTGGAGTTATACAAATCTGCAACCTTTATCTGAATGTTGAAGCAGAAGTTGCGGTGGGGACAGATGGAGAAGAATTGGTGCTACTTCCTACATATGGTGAGAACCAGGCGCTATTCCAATCAATACTCACAGGTGCCCAGAACAGCTCAGAGTGGGAAAAGGTTGTCTTACTAATCAATAGAAAGCTACTGAAAAAAGTCACAAAATTAACCAGCCACATATCATGTGAGCTATAACCCCTTCCCAACCAGGCATTTTATATTTATGCACATCATTTTTTCCCccctcttccaagagccataaggtCTCGATTCTTCTGGCGAgatagtcatatgagggcttggtttttgcaagaccagttgtagttttgaataacaccattcattttaacatACAATGTAAAGAAAAGTGTGAAAACAAAAACTCCAAGTGCAATAAAACTGTGGAAAACCACAATTCCATGGTTTTAGGGTTTTgtttttacgccgttccttgtgcAATAGGTCTAACTATATTGCCTGTAGCATTGAGGTCACAACTACAGCCAGCACACAGCGGACGGTAAGCACAGGACTCAGAAACTTGAGGACAAtgcgattttattatttttacacaaCTCTGTCCAATACAGTTCAGACTCCTGAGAGTGGAAAACCTGTTTAATGTTTGGAAGACTGTCTCAAAGGGGGTATCCAGCAATCAGGCGAACTTACAAGCAGATAGTTGCGAACTACCTGCCAGCGATCCAGTGGCTTATGGTGACGTCACGTTGACAGAGCAGTTTCTTCTCTTCCAGGTTGCTCTGTTGACAGGACGTCCCTGTTGACCtaattctgattgacagctggctccccgctgcTTAACTGTGGGAATTCGGCTGTCAATCAGTACGATGTCTGCAGTGATGAACTGTTGACAGTGCAGCCTTGCAGAGAAGAtgccccttaccgacctccgccgtactattactgcggaggtcagatcccccgctttgatgtgggctccggtgctgagcccgcatcaaagccgggacatgtcagctgttcaaaacagctgacatgtgcccgcaatagcggcgggtgaaatcgcgattcacccaccgctattaactagttaaataccgctgtcaaatgctgacagcagcatttaaccggcgcttccggccatcgggccgaaaatacgcgcatcgccgaccccgtcacatgatcgggggtcagcgatgcgtaggcatagtaaccagaggtctccttgagacctctatggttactgatgccggcttgctgtgagcgccaccttgtggtccgtgctaatagcaagcctgcaattcagctacataggagcgatctgatgatcactgctatgtagcagagccgatcaggctatgccagcttctagcctcccatggaggatattgaagcataacataaataaaaaataaaaaaaaagtttaaaaaaaaaaaaatctataaaagaaAGTTtaattcaccccattcaaaattataataacaataaaaaaaaaaatcaaacctacacatatttggtatcgccgcgttcagaatcacccgatccatcaatgaaaaaaaaaaaaaaaaaaaaatttaatctgatcgctaaacagtgtagcaaaaaaaaaaaattgaaacgccagaattacgttttttttttgttgccgcgacattgcagtaaaatgcaataacgggcgatcaaaagaacgtatcggcaccaaaatggtatcattaaaaacgtcagctcggcacacaaaaaataagccttaacCCAgcccaaatggagacgctatgggtattggaaaattgcgcaatttttttttttatatatcactaTCTgtagtaaaaaaatttaaaaaaatcttgcAAATTTCCCACTggccagtgttttttttgttttaactaATTTCCTGTTTCAGGAAACAGCACATGGACATGGCCAAAATAGTCAGACCCACACCCTACATTTTCTATGAATGCATCTAATgagcctgtgacatcacctattctaattggtggatcctgtattaggcctccttcacatgtcagtgtctccagcaCATGTGACGACAGTTTTCACAGGTACTGGAGACACTTAATGTAGACCAATTCAAATGTATGGTCTGCGCACCTGTCAGTGTTTTTCCATggaccgtgtgcaaaacacgttGACATATCTGTTTTTTGCCGGCAGCACAGTCCGCAAAACATCTCACATATGTGCACATTGATGAcagccatgtgtcatcagtgtgacacatactggCACCTGGGTAAAGCAGTACAGTTAGTGCTGTTCCCGGGTCTTGAATGCAgctcatcattgtcacctggtctccctgcgatcagcgATGCAGATGACACTTGCGGTCAGCACCACCGGCTCTGTATTGCGCTtataaaatagattaaaaaaaaataaaaaaaaaattaaaaaaaactgtgaGGTTGCCCTtaattttcctaaccagctgagggaaagccaacagctgctgttaatattctgggaaggagccaatagccatgaagtttcccaggctattaatataagctcatAGCTGTTTCCTTAATCTTTATTGGTTATTATAGGGGACCCCCCTttccaaaaaaaatgatgtggctTCCCCCCCTATATTTACTTAGAAGAAAAGACGAAACAGACATCTGGGGGTTGATCTTAATAGGCTGGGACAGgaacatggatattggctccctcccagactaaaaac is a window encoding:
- the LOC138662136 gene encoding START domain-containing protein 10-like, with translation MAREVPEVPDDSLFLSFQAQCESSEGWSSYYSKPGIGVWMKPPSGKGCLVHTVKGSMKFPDVPAEIVYDVLHDTDYRKKWDVNMIETLDIARLSVNADVGYYSWKCPKPVKNRDVVTLRSWLVLPDCYMIINFSVKHSMYPPRRDLIRAVSFLAGYLVKINGPTSCTLTYLAQVDPRGSLPKWVVNKSSQYLAPKVLRKLHKACLQYPAWKKKNNPEFKPWLNPEQNTLPRISLAELSLQRAESLEHVDESQVCEDKDDRGDSDDEEGKKAKR